Proteins found in one Triticum urartu cultivar G1812 chromosome 4, Tu2.1, whole genome shotgun sequence genomic segment:
- the LOC125550981 gene encoding F-box/FBD/LRR-repeat protein At1g13570-like yields MDGGDHGHRCRCPHGPRCTRGPRHGGLAAAALDPRVRAFPMDAATQAMYREHGMDPVTLESDVTTAMTFLHYVLPKPFVSNRAALSAAFLPPQDDDGGVDRISGLPEELLRNIVSRLPAKDGARTAALSCRWRRVWLSTPLVLVDADLLPAGCGSSLRVERAHAQRVESAITRILDAHPGPFRFVHLISCHMQETPGLLARWLQLLAVKGVRELMLVNRPWPLDMALPATFFGMATLTRLYLGTLAFPNTADLPRGVSFPHLRELGLLGMAIVNRDMDFVLARSPVLEILCIQANVLLKWLTLVSRSLRCVQIIEGIDLNIVVKNAPNLERVIIWTSSARDGLHRMVKIGHAPALSLLGYLEPARHLLAIGNTIIKAGTKASPSTTVPSVKILSLRVCFGVRNDAKMLPSFLRCFPNVKRLHLESNETDEPTGKLNIKFWHEAGAIECIQSHLKLMVFYAFRGERGELSFLKFVLESARMLTKLVIVFCKGSFASMAEANSKVKPLFDARWASRDCSLVLFESPLEKGDDKWVLNFERGSDFSTTDPFACTAALQGCVV; encoded by the exons ATGGACGGCGGTGACCACGGGCACCGGTGCAGGTGTCCCCATGGACCCCGGTGCACCCGCGGACCGCGCCATGGAGGCCTCGCGGCGGCGGCCCTGGACCCCCGTGTGCGGGCCTTCCCCATGGACGCCGCGACGCAGGCCATGTACCGGGAGCACGGCATGGACCCGGTCACCCTCGAGTCCGACGTGACCACCGCCATGACCTTCCTCCACTATGTCCTCCCCAAGCCCTTCGTCTCCAACCGCGCCGCCCTCTCCGCCGCCTTTCTCCCGCCACAGGACGACGACGGCGGCGTCGACCGCATCAGCGGCCTCCCTGAGGAGCTCCTCCGCAACATCGTCTCCCGCCTCCCCGCCAAGGACGGCGCGCGCACCGCCGCGCTCTCCTGCCGCTGGCGCCGGGTCTGGCTCTCCACCCCGCTCGTCCTCGTCGACGCCGACCTCCTCCCCGCCGGATGCGGCTCCAGCCTGCGGGTCGAGCGCGCCCACGCGCAGCGCGTCGAGTCCGCCATCACCCGCATCCTCGACGCGCACCCGGGGCCCTTCCGCTTCGTCCACCTCATCTCATGCCACATGCAGGAGACCCCCGGCCTGCTCGCGCGCTGGCTCCAGCTCCTCGCCGTCAAGGGCGTCCGGGAGCTCATGCTCGTCAACCGCCCGTGGCCGCTCGACATGGCCCTCCCCGCCACCTTCTTCGGCATGGCCACCCTCACCCGCCTCTACCTTGGCACCCTTGCCTTCCCTAACACGGCCGACCTCCCGCGCGGAGTGTCGTTCCCACACCTCCGCGAGCTGGGCCTCTTGGGCATGGCCATTGTGAACCGGGACATGGACTTCGTCCTCGCCAGGAGCCCTGTGCTGGAGATCCTCTGCATCCAGGCCAACGTTCTGCTCAAGTGGCTCACCCTCGTCAGCCGCAGCCTCCGGTGCGTGCAGATCATAGAAGGCATCGATCTGAATATCGTCGTCAAGAACGCCCCTAACCTTGAGAGGGTCATCATCTGGACATCATCGGCCCGCGATGGCCTGCACAGGATGGTCAAGATTGGCCATGCCCCTGCGCTGAGCTTACTTGGCTACTTGGAGCCGGCACGACACCTGCTAGCGATCGGCAACACCATCATCAAG GCTGGGACGAAGGCAAGCCCAAGCACCACGGTCCCGAGCGTTAAGATCCTCAGCTTAAGAGTGTGCTTTGGTGTCCGCAACGATGCTAAGATGCTGCCGAGCTTCCTCAGATGCTTCCCCAACGTCAAGAGGCTACATCTCGAG TCCAATGAGACTGATGAGCCCACAGGCAAGCTCAACATCAAGTTCTGGCACGAGGCCGGTGCCATCGAGTGCATCCAGTCACACCTGAAGCTGATGGTCTTCTACGCCTTCCGAGGGGAGCGGGGCGAGCTCTCCTTCCTCAAGTTCGTCCTGGAGAGCGCTCGGATGCTGACGAAGCTGGTGATTGTGTTCTGCAAAGGGAGCTTCGCTTCGATGGCCGAGGCCAACTCCAAAGTGAAACCTCTGTTCGACGCAAGATGGGCCAGCCGAGACTGTTCGCTGGTGCTCTTCGAGAGTCCACTCGAAAAGGGAGATGACAAGTGGGTGCTGAACTTCGAGAGAGGATCTGATTTCTCCACCACGGACCCGTTCGCGTGCACTGCTGCCCTTCAGGGCTGCGTCGTCTGA